The bacterium genomic interval ACCAGGAAAGCAGTGCCGAGGGGACCCGACACCGGGTGCCGCCCGTCGACATTCAAGGGTATTTCAGTGATGGAATCAGGTGTCCTGACTGTAAGCTGCTGCCCCACGGAACCGGCGGGCAGGAACCTCGGGGAGAACACCGTCAAGGAGATGAGGAGAACCAGCAGAATCCCGTCAGCGAACCTGGGGCGGGAGGAAGGAGTGATCTCAAATCTCATATCTCAGATCTCAGAAATGATCCAAGATCCGGGATCCGGGATTCAAAAGGAGAGCGCATATGGTTCACAGCATTAACGCTATTTATCTTCTCCTGTGTTTTGCGTTCTACAGTCTGCATTCTGCCTCTGGTAGATCGATTCTCTGACATCGCGTTTTATGATCGGTAACGATAATCCCATTGATGGAAACGCTTCTAAGGAAATCTTTGGGGTCGGGATCCATGAGCTTGATAAACCTTCACGTACGTGCGTG includes:
- a CDS encoding NusG domain II-containing protein → MRFEITPSSRPRFADGILLVLLISLTVFSPRFLPAGSVGQQLTVRTPDSITEIPLNVDGRHPVSGPLGTAFLVVQKGRAHLENAPCPLKICEAMGSIDRGGQVIVCLPNRIVIKVSGPEEVDAVSR